Within the Clostridium scatologenes genome, the region GAAAGTACCATTAGTTGCATACCAAGAACAACACCAGTCATACTATTGCCTTTATACCAAGACATAAATGAAAGATAAAAAGTAATCCCACTTATAGCAAACCAAATCATGGCAATACCGTTTGTAAACGCTTGATCAATAAGATGAAATGAAAGACCTACATTTCCCCCTATCATAGTTATCATAGGAACAAATATAATTAAATTTGAGAGACCTGATGTTGACTGACTGATAGCAATACCAATCTCTGAATCTACAATTGCTGAACTATACTATACAACTTTCAATACCCCAGGCAAGAGCAGCAATTGGAACAATAATTGAACCAGATGCTGCCAAGCCAATAACATTAGCAACAACCCCCCATAATAACAGCTAACATAAGCATACGACTTAAAGTAGTATTAATCCATCCAAAGCAATAAAGCATAGTAACTGCATACTCCTTCATCTGAGTCGTACAAGATATTAAAGCATATTACTTAAATATTCATCAATAGCCTTAGCAGCCTTCTTACCTGCTCCCATAGCAAGAATAACTGTAGCAGCTCCTGTTACTGCAGCTCCTGTTACTGCATCTCCTCCAGCATATACTAACTGCCTTGATGTAAGACCAGTTTCTTCTTCTACTGCTATACATTTATGCTTATTTATTTCTAAGCCTTTAGTAGTTGAAGATATCAATGGATTTGGTGAAGTTCCTAGTGACATTATTACAGTATCTACATCCATTATGAATTCTGAACCTTTTATCTCAGTGGGTCTTCTTCTTCCTGATGCATCTGGTTCTCCAAGCTCCATTCTTACACATTTCATGCCCTTAACCCATCCATTTTCATCTCCTATGATTTCTATAGGGTTAGTAAGTATGTCTAATATTACACCTTCTTCTTTTGCATGATGTACTTCTTCTACTCTTGCCGGAAGTTCTTCTTCTGATCTTCTGTATACTATATGAACCTCTCCTCCAAGTCTTAATGCTGTTCTTGCTGCGTCCATGGCAACGTTTCCACCACCTACAACAGCTACCTTTTCGCCTACTTTTATAGGTGTATCATACTCTTCTTTGAAAGCTTTCATTAGGTTATTTCTTGTTAAGAATTCATTTGCTGAAAATACTCCATTTAAGTTTTCTCCTGGTATTCCCATAAACTTAGGAAGTCCTGCTCCAGAGCCTATAAATATAGCATCAAAGCCTTCCTCCTTTAGGAGCGCATCTATAGTAACAGTTCTACCAACTATAACGTTAGTTTCTATTTTAACTCCTAGCTTTTTAACATTTTCAACTTCATGCTTAACAACTGTTTCTTTTGGAAGTCTGAATTCAGGAATTCCATAAACCAAAACTCCACCTGCTTCATGCAGTGCTTCAAATATCGTTACCTCATAACCGAGCTTTGCAAGATCTCCAGCACAAGTAAGGCCTGCAGGACCACTTCCTATTACAGCTACCTTTTTACCGTTCTTAAGCTTTGTTTCTGATAAATCTATATTATTTTCTCTTGACCAGTCCGCTACAAATCTTTCAAGCTTTCCTATAGCTACTGCTTCTCCTTTTATTCCAAGTACACATTTTCCTTCGCATTGACTTTCTTGTGGACATACTCTTCCACAAACTGCTGGAAGTGCACTAGATTTAGCTATAATTTTAGCTGCTTCTTCAAAGTTTCCTTCTTTAACCTGCTGAATAAACTCTGGTATGCTTATAGTTACAGGACAATCTCCTACACATTTAGGTTTTTTACAGTTTAAACATCTTGAAGCTTCCTGCATTGCTTCTTCTTTACTATAACCTAAGCAAACCTCTTGAAAATTAGTTGCCCTTACCTTTGAATCCTGCTCTTTTATTGAAGTTCTCTTCATTGTATCCATTATTTATCCTCCTTTGCATTCCTTTTGCGCACATAATGATTATTAGTCATTATGTCCTCCACATCCGCAGCCTTTTCCATGATGAGTATCTCCTTCTATTTCTCTTAGAAGTTTTCTTCCCTCTTCAGTTTTATACATAGTCTGTCTTCTCATAGCCTCATCAAAGTTTACAAGGTGTCCATCAAATTCTGGTCCATCAACACAGGCAAATTTCACTTCATCTCCTACAGTTACTCTGCAGGCACCGCACATTCCTGTTCCATCTACCATTATTGGATTTAAGCTTACTATAGTTTTAATACCATATTCTTTTGTAAGCTTAGTTACAAATTTCATCATAATCATTGGTCCTATTGCTACCACATGATTATATGTTTTTCCTTCTTTATCTATAAGTTCTTTTAAAAGGTTTGTAACAAGTCCCTTATATCCATAGCTTCCATCATCTGTAGCAATATATAAGTTCTTGCATACTGCCTTCATTTCTTCTTCAAGTATGAGGTGTTCTTTTGATTTTGCCCCAACTATAACATCTACATTAACTCCATTTTCATGCAGCCATTTAACCTGTGGATATACCGGTGCTGTACCTACTCCGCCAGCTATAAATATTATGTCCTTTTTCTCAAACTCTTCTAGTTCCTCATGAACAAGATCTGATGGCTGACCAAGTGGGCCAACAAAGTCTGAAAAAGTCTGACCTTCTTCATATTCTGCCATCTTCTTAGTTGATTCTCCAAGCGTTTGAAATACTATAGTTACTGTTCCTTTTTTAGCATCATAGTCACAAATAGTAAGGGGTATTCTCTCCCCTTTTTCATCCATTTTTACTATAACAAATTGTCCTGGATAACAAGACTTAGCCACTCTTGGAGCTTCTATATCCATTAGATAGATATTTGGTGCTAACATTTTCTTTTCAATAATTTTAAACATACCTATTCCTCCGATTATATTTCTTGAATTATTAGTATTTCCAAAACTTAGCATGCATTTTAAAAGTTCATCGAATCCTAGCTTTCATTTAATTTACCATATGCAATAAATTTTAAAATAAATAGTTGAGAACTAACAGCGATTATTAGTAAGCTAAATATTTTTCAAGTCAAACCATTCTTCACTGTAAATTCTCAACTAAAAATCTTGCAAGTATTACTTAATCTCATAATTGCTTAGTGGTCATTTCATCAATTAAACAATTATCAATAGATTATGTAAAACTTTATATCTAGAGGTTATTTTCTTTAATATCAATAATCCACTCTTTTCTAAGTTCCCATAAACCTGCTTGTAAGTTTTTTTCCTGCATGTCTCCAAACTTTATTGACTCATGATATTTAAATAAATTATCCCAGCTTCTTTTTACTTCTGCTTTCAAATTTAGATAAAAAGGCTTGGTAACTATGTCTGACTCAATTGAAATATTAAACTTTATCAACATATCTTTGTGCCTTTTTTCATCTTTTTCATCAGCAGCTAAATATTTTAGATTTAAAATCTTATTCCAATCTTCAGCTCTAAAAAAAACACATTCTTCTACAGGCACTTCCAAAGAAAGCAGGTAATTGCCTGGATACCATCCAGCATAATCTATTTTATTATGTGTCCAAAATGGATACTCAGCCTGTTCAGGCTTCCTCACAATATTTTGTGCTTTATCTATATACCAATTATATGCCTCTAAAAATATACTGGAAACCTCTTGATACTTTTTTACAATGTATTCTCTTTTTACATGGCATACCTTCTGTTCAAGTAAATTTTTAATAACTATAGGACTTTGGGAAGTATACAATATTATCTTATCACTCTTTGTACCCATTCTTTTTTCACCTCCCAAATTGTACCCTGCTTCAAATCTGACAATGAATAAGAATTGTCAAATAGTCTGTTCCAGCTTTTTATTATTTCACTTTTAAGCTGAGGATAAAAACTGCTCATATATGCATTTGAGTGATTTGATATTCCATAATCTTTAAGTTTTTTATCATATGCATCTTCATCCTTCTTATTTAGCGGAACATACCATAAATTAACTATCCTACCCCATTTTTCTGAATCCGTTTCAATAACCAAATTCTTATCCACTAAAAGCTCTAATATAACCGTATCAGGCGTCTGTTGAAGCATAAAATCAGAAGTTACCGAAACCCATATAGGATATTTTACATCCTGAGGTTTATCAACTATTTCACTTGCTTTCCTAGTGTACCAAGAATACACCTCAAGATAATACTTTGCACAATCTTCCATTTTACGTTCTATATATTCTCTTTTTGCAATATATCTTCCTTCAGCTTCTAAAACATCAAGAATGCTTGCATCTTGTCTGGTCCATATTTTTATTTTTTCTCCCATAAAATCACCTTACTATAAAAGGTCTTAAATTAGGACTATTTAAATCCATTCTTTATAAGTACATTAACAGCATTTTCGCTTTCATCTTCACTTACCAAAACTATTGGACCAGTGCATCCCATTCCGCTCTCAGAATATATTCCTTCCTTCCAAAGAGATCTACAAGCATCTTCAAGCTCAAGAATATCAATTCCAGGTATTCCGTATGTTACTACTTTTTTAGGTGGCATCTTAACTTCTTCTGCTGCAGCTGCAGGCTTATCTTTTTCAAGAATTTTTCCTATTATTTCTTTTAAACCTGCTGCATTAGCATTTTTATACTCAATATCAGCAAGCTGTACTAAATTATTTTTTGCAGAAAGTGCACAATATTTTAATGCTTCACAAATTAATGGAGCTCCAGATGCTCTTGATACTATATTAATTATCTTATCATAGCCTTCTCCTACTCCTGGACCATATCCAAATCCAGTAGTTTCATAATTTCCACCTGTTGTAAATGCTGCGAATATCTTTATAAGCAAATTACCTGTTAGTGAATCACAAATTATAACGTCAGGCGTTCCTGCAAGAAGATCATTTCCCCTCATAACTGAACCTCCATCAGCTCTTAGAGATTCACTAAAAGTAAATTTATATCCTTTGCTTTGCAATTCTTTAAGTGCTCTTTCAACTCCTCTAGCTCCATCTACATTTAATATTCCAATCTTAGGATCTTTAATACCACAAGCTTTTGCAACAGATATTCCATTTATAGTATTTTTAATCATTCCTTCAACTCTATGAGTGGCTGTTGTTCCTGTAGTTGTAGCAATGATCATTTCTTTTCCAAGCCCTGGTGTAACAACTTTTCCAACTGTTGAAACCCCTATAGGAAAGTCAAAATGCTGAGTGACACATCCATCTATTACTTTATTATCTAATAATTCCACCATTTTTTTATGACCTTCTTCAGCATCACTAACTTCAACTATTTCAAAGTTTCCTTCAACTTTAGGACCAATTAAAACTATATCAAAATCACCATATTTGCTTCTGGCAAGTGCTGCCGCTTTTACCATCTCTTCAACACCATGTTCTGAACCAAAAGTGGTTAATCCAATTTTAACTCTTTTTCCGAAGCTTCCACTTATAATTCCATCAGCTATTTCATCAAATACTTCTGCAATTACTTTTTTAGTTTGCTCCACATTGCTCCCTCCTTTTTATTAGCATCTTTTCAATATTTCCTAATGGCTATACTACCATTATTTATTCTTCCATCATTTTAGATGCAAATTTTTTTAATTCTTCAGCTATCATGTTCTTAATTTCTTCTTTTGAAACTGCTGCAGCCGAACTATCTGAATCACCATTATTTTTTTCAACCAAAATTGAAATTCCATCAAACAAGTTAGTCATTCTTCCTAAGAACAAACTTCCTTTTCCTATTAACATAAAGTTATTTAATTTTCCTGCCATTATATGCTCAATTCCATGACCAATTATAGGTACTCCTGATGGTATATGACCTTGTGTTGGTGCATATCCTGGGTATCCATGTTTTACAACAAAATTTGCTAACTCTTTTCTTTCTAATTGTCCGCTCTTTACTGCAAGCGCTCCTATCATCTTATAGTTTTGAGTTGGAACATCTCCTGCTCCTGCTGGTTCTGTTAAATCTGGAGTTTGCATTTCTGGAGCAAATTTATCAACATCGGTAATTTTTAGTCCATTCTTACTTAATGGATCTGAAACCAATGCTTCTAAAACTGCTTGTGGTGCAGCACCATGTCCAATGCTATGTCTTCCTATTACATCTGTTCTTAATATTGGACTTACACCATCATTTTCAGATATTAGTATTGCAAATCCTCCTAAGCAATCTTCTAAAACAGGTAATCCCTTTTTAACATGATCTTTACCATTCATTCCAAGCTTAGCAGTAGCTCCACCAGCAAAAACTATTACATTCTTGTAAATTCCTGATTTAACTAATGCTGCTGCTGCAACTATTGAATGTGAAGGACCCGCACAAAATCCTCTCATATCTGAACCTGTGGCACCTTTAATTCCAGCAATTTCACCGCAAGCCTTAGCTATGTTTCCGCCGCCTCTCTGATTCATATCTCCTATAGCTTCTTCTGAACATTCAATTAAGTATTCCACTTCATTAACATCTACCCCTGAATTCTTTACCAGATGCATTAATGCAAGAACTCCTGAAGCCTTAACAGCTAAATTTTCAACAATTATATGTGAAGTTAGATTTTTATCAAACTCATGAGCTCTTTTTACACAACCAACAAGCTTACCATTATCATATAATCCTTCGGCTACATGATTTTCTAACAGTTTTTCTATTTCAGATAAGTCAATTCCTTCCTTTAATTCATCTGCTTTAATCTTTAAAACAGCATGAGACTTAAATTTTTCTCTAACAGACTCTGTGAAATTCTTCTCTAACAAAACAAGATCAAATACATCACTTATCTTCATCAAACCATAGAACTCATCTTGAGGCATGATTTCACCAAACTTACCAAATCTGGACAAACCTTCAACCTTTTCATTGTACCATGGTCTCTTTCTTTCACTTAATTCTTCTGGAGTCATATTTCCAATATAAGTTTGATTTGGTGCATAACCAACAACATCTTCAAATGATCTTAAGTGATTTTGCATCTCCTTTAAATACTCTGATTCTGGATTTGTTTCTCTTTCTAGGGTTTGAGTAGTACCATTATGCAATATCATATCTGGTGTATTTACTAATACATAAGCCGCTTTTTTTATTACTGGAAAACTCATTTTTAAAACCTCCATCCATTATGTTTAGTTACTATATATTCAAAAACAGCATGCATTTCTGCATGCCATTTTTAGACCGTTAAAGTTGCCTATAACTATTTATTGTACTTTGAATATTCATCTCTAATAGGCTTTACTTCACTAATAATTTCATCAACATCAAGAACCATTTCCATCATTCCACATTGCTCATCATAAATAGCTGCATCAAATTCATCCTTAACTTCTGGTTCTACTACATGATACACTCCAAGACCTAATGCAATTCCTGCAAGTGGTCCTGCAAAAGTTGGATCTCCAGCAGCTACAGTTTCTGCTGACAAGCCTGAAGCCTCTGCTTCAGCTCCTCCTATTAATACAATCACATTTTCAGCACCATATTTTGAAGTTAAATCAATTACTCTTTGTTGGATCTCCAGATCCATAGCACCTGCGGCTGTTCAAACAAAGCATTCTGTGGAAGCAAATACAACTTCTGCCTTCGCACTTTTAGCACATTCTTCTATAGCTGGACCTGGAATTCCATCCCTGTCACCTATTGCAATTATTTTTTTTCCCTCTAATAAACTCATTATTCTTCCTCCTTGTGTAATATACTTAATTAAGCACCAATATGTTTAGTTATCATTGCTTCAATATTTGCTTTTGTAGCATCATCCTTTATGACTTCTTCAATTTTTTCTCCATCTTTATAAAGTATAATTGTAGGAAGTCCTAGCACTCTTTGTGAAATAGCTAATCTTCTAGCCTTTGTAGTATTAAATTTACAAAACTTAACTTTTCCTTCAAATTTAACTGATAATTCTTCTATATCTGGCAATAAAGCCTGACAAGGTACACAACCATCTCCATAATAATCAACAAGTGTATAACCTTCAGATTCTAAAACCTCACCTTTAAATGTCTCTTTATCCAAAATTATCATATTAACTCACCCTCTATTCTTCAAAATTTTTTTCTATATATTTCTCTGCTTGTACAGCAGCTATAGCACCATCAGCAGCAGCTGTAACTACCTGTCTCAATGGCTTTTCTCTAATATCTCCTGCTGCAAATACACCTTCAATATTAGTTTCCATCTTATCATTAGTTACAATATATCCTGTTTCACTAGTATCAACTAATTCTTTAACTAATTGATTTGTAGGTAAATAGCCAACGAATACAAATATTCCAAAAGTTCCATCTTCTTCATCTGCAAAATATTCGCTCAATTCGCCTGTTTTAGTATCCTTAAATACTGCTGACTCTACTATTCCATCACCTTTTATTTCAGTGATTACTGAGTTCCACTTTATTTCAATTTTAGGGTTTTTAAAAGCCTTTTCTTGTATTGATTTTGCAGCTCTTAATTCATCTCTTCTATGAACTATAGTAACCTTTTTAGCAAACTTTGTTAAATAAATAGCTTCTTCAATGGCTGAATCTCCTCCGCCTACTACAAAGACCTCTAAATCCTCAAAGAATTCAGCATCACAAGTTGCACAGTAAGATACACCTTTACCTATCAATTCATTTTCTCCAGGGCAGCCAATTTTTCTAGGGTTAGCTCCTGTAGCAATAATTACAGATTTAGCATAGTATTCTTCATTCTCACCTTTTAATTTTTTTATCTTTCCAGTAAAATCAACTTCTTTTATGTTATCTTTTTTCCTTTCAGCACCAAAGCTCTCAACCTGCTCTTCCATTCGAGCAATTAAACTTGGTCCTGTAGCATGCTGAACTGATCCTGGATAATTAGCTACTTCATCTGTGATTACAATTTGTCCACCTACTTTGACTCTCTCCAGTATCAAAGTCTTTAGTCTAGCTCTTGCTGAGTATATAGCTGCAGAAAGTCCTGCTGGACCAGATCCAATTATAATAACATCATAAATATTATTCATATTGCACCTTCTTTCTTAATATTTCAACAATATTTACTTACTACTTAGGTAAATATACTTTTAATTTATCATTTTTAAATACTACTATTTATTCCTTAAACTTTCTCTTCCTGAAGAGCCTTGTATATGCTGTAGCACATGGCAAGCATAATCAGCATGAATGGAAAGGCAGCAGCAATGGAAGCCGTTTGAAGTGTCTTTATTGCAGCAGTTCCTCCTACTAAAATAATCATTATAGTAACAGCTCCTTGAGCAACTCCCCAAAATCCACTTAGTTTTTTACTTGGATTCAAATCTCCTCCAGATGTCAGCATACTTAATACATACGTAGCTGAAGTAGCAGCTCCTGCAAAAGACGTAATGATTAGGATAAGAGCCAATGGCGCAGTGATAACATAAAGTGGTAGATGCTGTAATGTTACAAATAAAGCAGTGGAAATATTAGTTTTAACAGCTGCCTGAATTGCACCATTTGATAATGCATCTAAATTAAATGCAGCTCCACCATAGATTGCAAGCCATAAGAAGCAGAAACCAGAAGGCAAGAACACTGATGCAAGTATAAACTCACGAATAGTACGGCCTCTGGAAACACGTGCTATGAACTGACCTACAAATCCTGCCCATGCAATATACCAAGCTCTGTAGAATACTGGCCAAGCTTTAGTCCATTCAATATTGCCCATCCACATACTCTGTCCTATAAAGTTTTGAATATAATCACCAAGTGTGTGTGTAAAAGTATTTAGTATAAATACCATCCCACCAAATAGAAAAATAAATACCATAAATCCAATTGAAAGCCATACCTTCACGTCAGCAACAGCCTGCATCGCCTTATGCAATCCAGATACAGTAGCAAGCGTAAATATCGCTGTCATAATTGCAATAATAATAGCAGTCATACCAGGTGTAGCTTTAATTCCCCAGATATACTGTATTCCTGTGGCAATCTGGCCAGCTCCTAGTCCCAAGCTTGTCGCTACACCAAACATCGTAGCAAATACCGCTATTACATCAATGGTCTTACCGATAGGTCCGCGAATGCGGTCACCAAGGATTGGATAAAAAGCCGAGCTGATTAAACAAGGAAGCCCTTTTCGATACTGAAAATAACCCAAAGCTAAACCACAAACCGCATAAATAATCCAAACATGAATACCAAAATCATTAAATACAATCCTCATGGCATCATGCATAGCTTGTGGAGTTCCTGGCTGCGCCACAGGTGGTGCCATATAATGACTTATAGGTTCAGCAATGGACCAAAAAACCATTCCGATTCCCATTCCCCCTCCAAATAGCATAGTAAACCACTGGAAAGTTGTAAATTCCGGTTTTTCATCATCTTTCCCCAGCTTAATTTTACCGTAACGGCTGAGAGCAATAACAAATATAAATATTGTAAATATAAATACTGATAAAAGATATAGCCAACCAAAATTAGTAGTTAAAAATGATAACACACCATTGGATGTTTTAGCCATTTGAGAAGGCAGGATTATACTAAATGCTACAAATACCAGAGCTATACCTGCAGAGACATACAGAACTGAGCGGTCTTTTGACTTTTGTTCATTTGACATGATTAATTTTCCTCCTTCACAAAATTAATCTAAATAGGTCTCATCCATTTTAACAAGACCTATTTAGTTATATAAAACTCATTTTCCTTTTGTTACATTGAGCAAGTAATTCTCACAAAATCACAGATTTTGACTCTCTGTCTAACTGATTTAGATCTTTACTTTAAAAACAGTTTGTTCTTCAATATCAGTAGCAAGAGCGTCTAAAGCTACACCCACTCTATGATATCTTAATTTCCACTGATGATCTTTAGAATCTGAAGGATTTCCAAGTGGATAAGGAATAGAAATAGTTGGTACTATTCTATTTGAACCTACTGTTGTTGCTACAGGAATTAAATTACACATTTGAACAACTGGGAATCCAGCTCTTTCAATTTCTTTTACCATTGTTGCACCGCAACGTGTACAAGTTCCTCAGGTGGACGTTAGTACAACTGCGTTTACATTAGCTTCTTTTAAATATACAATAATTTCTTTTGCCATTCTAGCAGCCTCACCTTGAGTAGTTCCAGTTCCAACTGTAGAATAGAAATACTCATGGAACTTACCTATTTTTCCTTCTTTTTCATATGCCCTAAAAGCATCTAATGGTACTATTACATTAGGATCTGCATCTGCTGCTGCTGGGTCAAATCCTGCATGGATTGTCTTAAATACTCCACCTTCTAATCTGTCTAACTTTGACACATCATATCTTCCCCATCTTGTTGCTGAAGCAGATTGAATTCTATCAGGATTATCTACAGGAACTATACCTCCAGTTGTTACACAAGCTATAATTGCTTTACTTAAATCTTTAATAGCTGGTGCTATTGGAACTCTATCCATTTTAGGAATAGGAAGTTCTGTTTCAAATTTTTCACCATTCAATTTCTTTATCATCATTTCCACTACTCTATCAGCAGCTGGTTTTCCTGATTCAAGCCAAACTTGATGTCTTTTTCCTCTTCCATAGTAGCCTTCTTCTTCTGCAGAAAGAAGCCTTTCACCACTAAGTATTTTATTTCCAAAGTTAGCCATTGCCTTTACATCTTTTCTCATTCTTCCAGCATTATTTCCACCTATAAAGATGTAAACGTCTTTTTTGAACATTTCAACACCAGGATTTTCAATGTGCATAGATGATATTACTGGTACATTAAATTTTTCTTTCACTGCTTTACATATAACTCCGCAAGCATTTCCATATCTACCTGCTTGGAATGCAGGTCCTGCAAAGAATATGTCAAATTCTTTTCCCTCTAAAAATCCTAGTATTTTTTCTACTGCTTCTTTTTCATTAGATCCCATAAAGTTATCTCCACATATTATTGTGTGAGTTACTTCTGCATCTTTAAGTTGCTTATTTAATTCTAAAGCAGGTCCAACTAACCCTTCTCTTATTTCTGGTTGAAAATCTGCCTTGTCCTCTCCACCTATTTGTCCAAAGAATTGGTTCAAATATAAAATTGCTTTTTTCATTTAAGCTGCACCTCCTTAAAAATCTTTCATTGTCTTTGGTGACCAACCAACAGCCTGATCTCCACAGAACATAGCATTGTTTTCCATAATAATTGAACCATCTTCTCTTACTGAAGGTCCTAATATTTCATCATTTGACCAACCGCCAGACAAACCATCTCTAGCTAAAGCTTGTAATTCGCCTATAACAGTCTCCATTGGAGGTAGTTCTATTAACTCTGAAACGTTTCCAGTGGATACTATAGCATCTGCCTTTATATCTAAAGAAACTAGAGGTTGAGATTCTCCATCTCTTCCTGTACATTCATTAGTAATACCACAAGTTTTAACTCCAGCATCTTCTAAAGCTACTATACATGCTATGAAATCTGCATCTGGATTTCCATATCCTTCTTCAGCTACGATAGCTCCATCTGCACCTAGTGATTTAGCCATTTGAGCTACAAATAAAGCTGAACGTTTCTTTTGCTCTAATGCTACATTAAGGTTGGACATTATAACTCCTAAGAA harbors:
- the trxA gene encoding thioredoxin TrxA; translation: MIILDKETFKGEVLESEGYTLVDYYGDGCVPCQALLPDIEELSVKFEGKVKFCKFNTTKARRLAISQRVLGLPTIILYKDGEKIEEVIKDDATKANIEAMITKHIGA
- a CDS encoding DUF3841 domain-containing protein, with the translated sequence MGEKIKIWTRQDASILDVLEAEGRYIAKREYIERKMEDCAKYYLEVYSWYTRKASEIVDKPQDVKYPIWVSVTSDFMLQQTPDTVILELLVDKNLVIETDSEKWGRIVNLWYVPLNKKDEDAYDKKLKDYGISNHSNAYMSSFYPQLKSEIIKSWNRLFDNSYSLSDLKQGTIWEVKKEWVQRVIR
- the trxB gene encoding thioredoxin-disulfide reductase, translated to MNNIYDVIIIGSGPAGLSAAIYSARARLKTLILERVKVGGQIVITDEVANYPGSVQHATGPSLIARMEEQVESFGAERKKDNIKEVDFTGKIKKLKGENEEYYAKSVIIATGANPRKIGCPGENELIGKGVSYCATCDAEFFEDLEVFVVGGGDSAIEEAIYLTKFAKKVTIVHRRDELRAAKSIQEKAFKNPKIEIKWNSVITEIKGDGIVESAVFKDTKTGELSEYFADEEDGTFGIFVFVGYLPTNQLVKELVDTSETGYIVTNDKMETNIEGVFAAGDIREKPLRQVVTAAADGAIAAVQAEKYIEKNFEE
- a CDS encoding DUF3841 domain-containing protein, translating into MGTKSDKIILYTSQSPIVIKNLLEQKVCHVKREYIVKKYQEVSSIFLEAYNWYIDKAQNIVRKPEQAEYPFWTHNKIDYAGWYPGNYLLSLEVPVEECVFFRAEDWNKILNLKYLAADEKDEKRHKDMLIKFNISIESDIVTKPFYLNLKAEVKRSWDNLFKYHESIKFGDMQEKNLQAGLWELRKEWIIDIKENNL
- the grdC gene encoding glycine/sarcosine/betaine reductase complex component C subunit beta codes for the protein MSFPVIKKAAYVLVNTPDMILHNGTTQTLERETNPESEYLKEMQNHLRSFEDVVGYAPNQTYIGNMTPEELSERKRPWYNEKVEGLSRFGKFGEIMPQDEFYGLMKISDVFDLVLLEKNFTESVREKFKSHAVLKIKADELKEGIDLSEIEKLLENHVAEGLYDNGKLVGCVKRAHEFDKNLTSHIIVENLAVKASGVLALMHLVKNSGVDVNEVEYLIECSEEAIGDMNQRGGGNIAKACGEIAGIKGATGSDMRGFCAGPSHSIVAAAALVKSGIYKNVIVFAGGATAKLGMNGKDHVKKGLPVLEDCLGGFAILISENDGVSPILRTDVIGRHSIGHGAAPQAVLEALVSDPLSKNGLKITDVDKFAPEMQTPDLTEPAGAGDVPTQNYKMIGALAVKSGQLERKELANFVVKHGYPGYAPTQGHIPSGVPIIGHGIEHIMAGKLNNFMLIGKGSLFLGRMTNLFDGISILVEKNNGDSDSSAAAVSKEEIKNMIAEELKKFASKMMEE
- the gltA gene encoding NADPH-dependent glutamate synthase, producing the protein MDTMKRTSIKEQDSKVRATNFQEVCLGYSKEEAMQEASRCLNCKKPKCVGDCPVTISIPEFIQQVKEGNFEEAAKIIAKSSALPAVCGRVCPQESQCEGKCVLGIKGEAVAIGKLERFVADWSRENNIDLSETKLKNGKKVAVIGSGPAGLTCAGDLAKLGYEVTIFEALHEAGGVLVYGIPEFRLPKETVVKHEVENVKKLGVKIETNVIVGRTVTIDALLKEEGFDAIFIGSGAGLPKFMGIPGENLNGVFSANEFLTRNNLMKAFKEEYDTPIKVGEKVAVVGGGNVAMDAARTALRLGGEVHIVYRRSEEELPARVEEVHHAKEEGVILDILTNPIEIIGDENGWVKGMKCVRMELGEPDASGRRRPTEIKGSEFIMDVDTVIMSLGTSPNPLISSTTKGLEINKHKCIAVEEETGLTSRQLVYAGGDAVTGAAVTGAATVILAMGAGKKAAKAIDEYLSNML
- the grdD gene encoding glycine/sarcosine/betaine reductase complex component C subunit alpha; translation: MEQTKKVIAEVFDEIADGIISGSFGKRVKIGLTTFGSEHGVEEMVKAAALARSKYGDFDIVLIGPKVEGNFEIVEVSDAEEGHKKMVELLDNKVIDGCVTQHFDFPIGVSTVGKVVTPGLGKEMIIATTTGTTATHRVEGMIKNTINGISVAKACGIKDPKIGILNVDGARGVERALKELQSKGYKFTFSESLRADGGSVMRGNDLLAGTPDVIICDSLTGNLLIKIFAAFTTGGNYETTGFGYGPGVGEGYDKIINIVSRASGAPLICEALKYCALSAKNNLVQLADIEYKNANAAGLKEIIGKILEKDKPAAAAEEVKMPPKKVVTYGIPGIDILELEDACRSLWKEGIYSESGMGCTGPIVLVSEDESENAVNVLIKNGFK
- the grdA gene encoding glycine/sarcosine/betaine reductase complex selenoprotein A, whose translation is MSLLEGKKIIAIGDRDGIPGPAIEECAKSAKAEVVFASTECFVUTAAGAMDLEIQQRVIDLTSKYGAENVIVLIGGAEAEASGLSAETVAAGDPTFAGPLAGIALGLGVYHVVEPEVKDEFDAAIYDEQCGMMEMVLDVDEIISEVKPIRDEYSKYNK
- a CDS encoding sulfide/dihydroorotate dehydrogenase-like FAD/NAD-binding protein; amino-acid sequence: MFKIIEKKMLAPNIYLMDIEAPRVAKSCYPGQFVIVKMDEKGERIPLTICDYDAKKGTVTIVFQTLGESTKKMAEYEEGQTFSDFVGPLGQPSDLVHEELEEFEKKDIIFIAGGVGTAPVYPQVKWLHENGVNVDVIVGAKSKEHLILEEEMKAVCKNLYIATDDGSYGYKGLVTNLLKELIDKEGKTYNHVVAIGPMIMMKFVTKLTKEYGIKTIVSLNPIMVDGTGMCGACRVTVGDEVKFACVDGPEFDGHLVNFDEAMRRQTMYKTEEGRKLLREIEGDTHHGKGCGCGGHND